Genomic window (Paenibacillus sp. 37):
ATGCAAACAAGGACATTCGTATTATAAAAAAAGTGATTGCCCAACCTGTCCAACGTGCGAAGCTGAACGTAAACCGACAGATGGATTTCTAGCCTTGCTGTCAGCTCCCGCCAGACGTGCCTTGGAGAATGAAGGCATTGCGACACCACAGGAACTTGCAGAGTACACAGAAAAAGAGATCCTGAAGCTGCACGGAATAGGGCCATCTGCCATACCTAAACT
Coding sequences:
- a CDS encoding RNA polymerase alpha subunit C-terminal domain-containing protein translates to MANDKGTFRTCKQGHSYYKKSDCPTCPTCEAERKPTDGFLALLSAPARRALENEGIATPQELAEYTEKEILKLHGIGPSAIPKLRSALEEEGMSFKK